One region of Jonesiaceae bacterium BS-20 genomic DNA includes:
- a CDS encoding FAD-binding and (Fe-S)-binding domain-containing protein encodes MVYRLRKAVAGEVSDSSIRRAEYSTDASNYRVVPQVVVIPKDRDDALAAINTTRELGVPLTTRGGGTSCAGNSIGPGVVIDFSRHVNKIIEVDPEAKLATVEPGVIMSDLQKVAAPHGLRFGPDPSTQNRATFGGMIGNNACGPHAVAYGRTADNVQSLEVIDGMGRQFTAGPKGQGVDRIPGLGKLATANMALLRTELGRFSRQVSGYSLEHLLPENGNNLARMLAGTEGTLVSILEATVNLVPIAGAPTLVVLGYPDMASAADAVPGLLKHQPLAVEGLDARLVDVVKRAKGAQNVPELPPGGGWMMVEVGGSTPEEAMERAIAIVKDSGTDSSKIYPAGPEATKMWQIRADGAGLAGRTASGQQAWPGWEDSAVPPEKLGAYLRDLESLMAEHRVDGMPYGHFGDGCVHLRIDMPMEDSGEPMRAFMLDAAHLVAKYGGSLSGEHGDGRARSELLPIIYSKETIDLFAEVKSLFDPKNLLNPGVLVNPDAVDAHLRRPGARKILASGGFSFNHDEGDFTKAIHRCVGVGKCRADNIGTDSGFMCPSYMATRDEKDSTRGRARVLQEMANGTLVTGGWRSPEVHAALDLCLSCKACSSDCPAGVDMAQYKSEVLHHSYKNRIRPRSHYILGWLPRWIRLIKKMPRLVNFALKFKPVAKLAAFTGGMDQRRSFPQFAEVPFSTWWKREGKAQMAGNSGASGARKPKVVLWTDSFSDALAPAVPSAALKVLTSAGYDVVIPEEEACCGLTWISTGQLDGAKRQLNNLMSVLGPFAVNGIPIVGLEPSCTAVLRSDLLDMFPDDPRAQAIAQATNTMAELLTSPATKPENWEIPDLSDVSAVVQPHCHQHSVMGFEADKALLLNAGADIKVVSGCCGLAGNFGMEQGHYEVSVAVAENQLLPALREKAEGDIFMTDGFSCRTQVDDLMDMGGKSLSEVIAEHLD; translated from the coding sequence CTGGTTTACCGCCTGCGCAAGGCGGTTGCGGGGGAGGTGTCTGACTCGTCTATTAGGCGGGCGGAGTACTCTACGGACGCGTCTAACTACCGTGTGGTCCCGCAGGTAGTGGTGATTCCTAAGGACCGCGATGACGCTCTTGCGGCAATCAACACCACGCGCGAGCTGGGCGTTCCCCTGACCACCCGTGGCGGCGGTACTTCGTGTGCGGGCAACTCGATTGGCCCGGGAGTAGTCATCGACTTCTCGCGGCACGTCAACAAGATTATTGAAGTAGACCCCGAGGCCAAGTTGGCCACGGTTGAGCCCGGCGTGATCATGTCCGACCTGCAAAAGGTCGCCGCCCCCCACGGCTTGCGCTTTGGGCCGGATCCGTCCACCCAAAACCGCGCCACATTTGGCGGCATGATCGGTAACAATGCGTGCGGTCCACACGCGGTCGCCTACGGGCGCACGGCAGACAACGTGCAAAGCCTTGAAGTAATTGACGGCATGGGCCGCCAATTCACGGCCGGTCCCAAGGGGCAGGGCGTGGACCGAATTCCCGGATTGGGTAAACTAGCCACCGCGAACATGGCGTTGCTTCGCACCGAACTGGGCCGCTTCAGCCGCCAGGTTTCCGGATACTCCCTTGAGCACCTCCTACCGGAGAACGGCAACAACCTGGCCCGCATGCTCGCGGGAACCGAGGGCACCCTGGTTTCCATTTTGGAGGCCACGGTCAACCTCGTCCCCATTGCCGGAGCCCCAACCCTCGTGGTCCTGGGGTACCCGGACATGGCTAGCGCCGCGGACGCGGTTCCGGGCTTGCTCAAGCACCAGCCGCTTGCGGTTGAGGGTCTCGATGCCCGCCTGGTTGACGTAGTCAAGCGCGCCAAGGGTGCGCAAAACGTTCCCGAGCTGCCGCCAGGTGGTGGCTGGATGATGGTCGAGGTCGGTGGCTCCACCCCCGAGGAAGCCATGGAGCGGGCGATCGCAATTGTTAAGGACTCCGGCACCGACTCCTCCAAGATTTACCCCGCCGGCCCCGAGGCCACCAAGATGTGGCAGATCCGTGCCGACGGCGCCGGCCTTGCCGGGCGTACTGCATCCGGTCAGCAGGCCTGGCCGGGCTGGGAAGACTCGGCCGTGCCCCCCGAGAAATTGGGCGCCTACCTGCGCGACCTCGAGTCACTCATGGCCGAGCACCGCGTAGACGGCATGCCGTACGGTCACTTTGGCGACGGCTGCGTGCACCTGCGCATTGACATGCCCATGGAGGACTCGGGTGAGCCCATGCGTGCCTTCATGCTTGACGCGGCCCACCTGGTGGCCAAGTACGGCGGCTCGCTGTCCGGTGAACACGGCGACGGCCGCGCCCGCTCCGAGCTACTACCGATTATTTACTCCAAGGAAACCATTGACCTGTTCGCCGAGGTCAAGTCCCTGTTTGACCCCAAGAACCTACTCAACCCTGGGGTTCTGGTTAACCCGGACGCGGTCGATGCCCACCTGCGCCGCCCGGGCGCACGCAAGATTTTGGCATCGGGAGGCTTTTCCTTTAACCACGATGAGGGCGACTTCACCAAGGCGATCCACCGCTGCGTGGGCGTGGGCAAGTGCCGCGCGGACAACATTGGGACCGACTCCGGCTTCATGTGCCCGTCCTACATGGCCACGAGGGATGAGAAGGACTCAACCCGCGGGCGCGCTCGCGTCCTGCAGGAAATGGCCAATGGCACCCTGGTCACCGGCGGCTGGCGCTCACCCGAGGTCCACGCGGCCCTCGACCTGTGCCTGAGCTGCAAGGCGTGCTCGAGCGACTGCCCGGCCGGCGTGGACATGGCCCAGTACAAGTCCGAGGTCCTGCACCACTCGTACAAGAACCGGATCCGCCCGCGTAGCCACTATATTTTGGGTTGGCTGCCGCGCTGGATCCGCCTGATCAAGAAGATGCCGCGCCTGGTCAACTTCGCGCTCAAGTTCAAGCCGGTTGCAAAGCTGGCCGCCTTCACGGGCGGCATGGATCAGCGCCGTAGTTTCCCACAGTTCGCCGAGGTTCCGTTCTCCACATGGTGGAAGCGCGAGGGCAAGGCGCAAATGGCCGGTAACTCCGGAGCAAGCGGCGCGCGCAAGCCCAAGGTGGTCCTGTGGACCGACTCATTTTCCGATGCCCTAGCGCCTGCCGTTCCATCTGCGGCTTTGAAGGTGCTCACCTCGGCTGGGTATGACGTGGTGATCCCCGAGGAAGAGGCCTGCTGTGGTCTGACCTGGATCTCAACCGGTCAGCTTGACGGTGCCAAGCGGCAACTAAACAACCTGATGTCCGTGCTGGGGCCGTTCGCGGTCAATGGTATTCCAATTGTGGGGCTTGAGCCCAGCTGCACGGCCGTGCTGCGGTCTGACCTGCTGGATATGTTCCCCGATGACCCGCGGGCCCAGGCAATTGCCCAGGCCACGAACACCATGGCGGAGCTGTTGACCAGCCCGGCGACCAAGCCGGAGAACTGGGAAATCCCGGATCTATCCGATGTCTCCGCCGTGGTGCAGCCGCACTGCCACCAGCACTCTGTGATGGGTTTCGAAGCTGATAAGGCGCTGCTCCTCAATGCCGGTGCCGACATCAAGGTGGTCTCCGGTTGCTGCGGACTGGCCGGAAACTTTGGTATGGAACAGGGGCACTACGAGGTCTCGGTGGCAGTTGCCGAGAACCAGCTACTCCCGGCCCTGCGGGAAAAGGCGGAGGGCGACATCTTTATGACCGATGGTTTCTCCTGCCGCACCCAGGTTGATGACCTGATGGATATGGGCGGCAAGTCCCTGTCCGAGGTCATTGCCGAGCACCTCGATTAA
- a CDS encoding MTH1187 family thiamine-binding protein has protein sequence MLFAFSVAPLGEGESVTRQVAKAVKIVRESGLPNRTDAMFTTIEGDWDECMDVIKRATEAVGEDGARVSLVIKADIRPGHSGELDGKVNRVDNLLESQD, from the coding sequence ATGTTGTTTGCATTTTCAGTAGCACCGCTAGGTGAGGGCGAATCCGTGACCCGCCAGGTGGCCAAGGCCGTCAAGATCGTGCGCGAGTCCGGCCTGCCTAACCGCACCGACGCCATGTTCACCACGATCGAGGGTGACTGGGACGAGTGCATGGACGTCATCAAGCGAGCCACCGAGGCGGTGGGTGAGGATGGGGCCCGGGTATCCCTGGTCATCAAGGCCGATATCCGTCCCGGTCACTCGGGCGAGCTCGATGGCAAGGTTAACCGCGTGGATAATCTTCTAGAGTCGCAGGACTGA